One stretch of Acanthochromis polyacanthus isolate Apoly-LR-REF ecotype Palm Island chromosome 16, KAUST_Apoly_ChrSc, whole genome shotgun sequence DNA includes these proteins:
- the LOC127530257 gene encoding uncharacterized protein LOC127530257 isoform X1 — MLFCSFLLPYICIIALCSKHKYCCCSSMKLAFGTRTLHSRFWHGEEALQDIIGESGRCSTTCAGCYGSSRRPESLLHHQAGPNGDRALLLAVLIGASYSYPLEKGGDQVSSGGGDSGNPGFGFQAPPGGYVSVSGSQSASYPAAAAHSPYYAAAPVPAQYPGGYLPGSVQPGAPQVYSWAVEPVKHLPVETSPSSSLGVTGAPGDVDASGAISGFIPGPPAYQGGELSHVEKAYEHGNSDSETEDQGSPRRPVGPVPFPLPGPQFLPDGSVPLSSGPALYFPGGPGFGLPWYPYYDYHFLTGQYPPGTVSHFSTSYEQGKDYFHDNHYVRELPLLPGHPQVPVYPPVQQQRQ; from the exons atgctcttctgttcgttcttgttgccatatatttgtatcattgctttatgcagcaagcacaaatactgctgttgttccagcatgaagctcgcattcggtacgagaacattacacagtcgtttttggcacggagaagagGCATTGCAAGACATTATCGGAGAAAGCGGGCGATGCTCCACAacctgtgcaggttgctacggaagctcccgtagaccagAAAGTCTGCTGCaccatcaagccggtccgaatggagacag GGCTTTGCTCCTTGCTGTGCTGATTGGTGCAAGCTACAGCTACCCCCTAGAGAAAG GTGGGGATCAAGTCTCCTCTGGTGGTGGTGACAGTGGAAATCCTGGTTTTGGCTTTCAAGCCCCTCCTGGAGGATATGTATCCGTTTCTGGATCCCAGTCGGCCTCATATCCAGCAGCTGCTGCTCACAGTCCCTACTATGCTGCTGCCCCTGTACCTGCACAATACCCTGGTGGCTACCTTCCAGGGTCGGTGCAGCCTGGTGCACCCCAAG TCTACAGCTGGGCAGTTGAACCTGTCAAGCATCTTCCTGTTGAGACCTCACCATCTTCATCTCTTGGTGTAACTGGTGCCCCTGGAGATGTTGATGCATCTGGTGCCATCAGTGGGTTTATACCAGGCCCTCCAGCATACCAGGGAGGTGAACTGTCTCATGTGGAGAAGGCCTACGAGCATGGCAACTCTGACTCTGAAACCGAAGACCAGGGCAGTCCCCGTCGTCCAGTTGGCCCAGTCCCTTTCCCTCTACCGGGCCCTCAGTTTCTGCCAGATGGCTCTGTTCCACTGTCAAGTGGTCCAGCCCTGTACTTTCCAGGTGGCCCAGGCTTTGGTTTGCCTTGGTATCCTTATTATGACTACCACTTCCTGACTGGCCAGTATCCTCCAGGCACCGTCAGTCACTTCAGCACCAGTTATGAGCAGGGAAAGGACTACTTCCATGATAATCACTACGTCAGAGAATTGCCCCTCCTCCCTGGTCATCCACAAGTCCCAGTCTATCCCCCAGTTCAGCAGCAAAGGCAGTAG